The genomic stretch TACTTTattcctaaaaatatttttaagttaCAAGACTAATATCATATTACATACAATCATACATATTTCCAGAATATTAACTCACAGCAGAAAcgtaattatttacatttcagTTTCCTTACACAAGACTCCGTTGCAGCCTTTTGGACGTTCTTGTTTACAATGTCGAAGTTATTAGAACTCGGTGACACGGCCTTCATCGTTTTACGAAAGCAACCATTAATATTTCTGCACTGGTACCACCATATAACGGTTCTTCTTTATACATGGTACTCTTATGCGGAAACTTCAGCTACTGGCAGATGGTTCACTACGATGAACTTCTTCGTTCACTCGTGGATGTATTGTTATTACGGTCTGAAAGCAATGAGATTCAATCCACCAAAATGGATAGCCATAATGATCACTACGCTACAATTGATACAAATGATTGTAGGTTGCGTTATAGTTTTCGCGGCTTACTACTACTTACAAAACAAcgaatgtaacgttacacgttacaacatGAAACTTTCGATGCTGATGTACCTCAGCTATTTCATTCTATTCGCTAGATTCTTCCAGCGGGCTTATCTATCTAAGAAATCTGAAAACAAAGCTAAAAGAGCATATGTCAATGAAACATCACGCGATGACAAGATGAAATGAAACATCGAAGTTTCTTAACTGAAAGACGTAAAAAATGTTTGtgataaatgaaatgaaaaaatttaatttaacaatcAATTTTATGATGACTAGCTTAGGATTAGACAGGATTAGCGTTACATgtattattaatgaattaataagGATCTCCTTGAAATCGAAAAGAATCTTTTGAcgaatttttataaagtttcCGACAAAAGAATTTGTGAGtatagaaatattgaaaaatgtaacattttaaaaattaataattgtgaAAAATATCATCGACTTTTTACCAGGAAAGTTTCGAATTGTTGCATTTCTACagcgaaaaatattaattattattaatattttacgaacTAAAGATAAATTTAAGATTTCAGTATTCTAAAATTTGAGATAATACACACGCTtgttcgaatgaaaatttctaatttctaaaaaattctcATTGCGTTCCATTTTGTACTTGCCAAATCGTGTTACAGCGAATTGTAAGAGCTTGCGTTTGTATTATATCTTTTACATTATATAGAGACAAGATATTTACGCCGGATGACTACTTcttatattttgcaatttaagATCAGCGGACTAAATTATCAGATATTTCATATGTTCTTACAGTACACCGGTTGAAAAATGTGAAGTTTGAGGATCATTGCGCCTACGTCGCCTTAGGCTTTACTTTTCATTCATCCTTGTAAAGAAGGTTGCCAACTCACAAGGGCATTTTGATTAATTTGCAAATGTCAATATCTACTAAACAAAATGCCAAACGTAATGGTCTTTATCCTTCATTTTCGTCGTATTTTCGCTTGTAGAAATACATATCACTTAAATTTTAAGCTACTTTAATTTCGTCACCCTGTATATCTCATTGTTCTTTCTCGATGGAATCATGCATCCTAATCAATACTTAATATGTAACGCACGAAAATGTTTAGAagtatatgaaatttcattagcactgtaataaAACACGACTACCGTGattataataagaaaatttgaaaCCTATCCGAAAATGTATGTGTTACTGTCAAATTTTGCAGGATATTcaaagattaaacgttatacctaCCTACTCATTAAAATCCTATATGTAATACTAAATGTATGTAATACTAAAGTAATACTAAAGTATGTAGTAAAGTAGTATGTAATACTAAAAATCGCCTCACGGAATTTTCGAGTAGATAGGATTAATGTTTCCTCTAATCCTTTgcctttataaataattaataaataatagtacatataaacaatgtttatacaaatttcatacaaaatttattctaatatctaatataatataatttaatataatatatctatataataaatTCCATGGCAGGCGATTCTAAAGACCGGACTATGTTGATCAATTTATCCGCAGTGACATGCTTGAGTCGAGAAGGTAAGATTTAACCCTTTGCATTCGACGACCTTTTCAATCGGACGTGGCAGCAACTCGAGGTGATTTTGCACGTATGTGACGAGTGTCTTGTaggtaatataaaatgattttatacaaaaattaacttAAAGGAacattatatcttaataatctatatatatttatatctttgaacgtatcatttttcaatattttttctgtattttttttgcaataatttataaaagatatGCCAAGATGCATCCTTGGCTTGTCGGGACAAGTATcgtaattataaattgtttcgTGTCTCTCCTGCTTTGTTTCGGTAAGAACGCATCTTACAATCCTTTTTTGTTCCCGTTAAAGTTACATGGAGCTTTCCATTTGACCGAATTTCATTACAATTAGCAGTCGACGTCGAAGCTCGATCTCACGGTTGTCGAATATCTCCTCGTACTCGACCCACCCAGGGAGGATGGAAAGAAAAGCCGTACCGCGATAGTGGTAATAGTCAGCGACTTTTGtcttaaatttattattgtagtatcgtggacaaaaggcctaagatatcggccgaaccataaacaatgcccgcggcatcgtcgggtacatcaatgtgtcgttggtcttctttttaagtggatagtttcgtggaaaggacctgcgtgaccctggccacgggcgtttcgggacacgtgtctcgaacgacgggaaaagacaaagagacgctaaaggcagtGAGTTAGTTGAGatgccggagaggacggatgcaaaaggtatgcagagtgtgagttgagaagcgagagtgagtgggtgtagaagccggagagtatgaatcgggaagtggaaagccgcgtatgaaaataagacgtacgacagcattgtaattatttcgttgcttcgaatattattaattaaatcaaaacatcattacttgtcctttcctctaagacccatttagatactacattaTCATTACAATTATATTGCTATTACTTTGCATCTAATTAATATCTAACAAATGtcatataatatacatagttCTTTACTATTAAAAACCTTCGTAGGCTGTATAATTTTGCTTCttcaatacaaaatttaataacatcAAAATGTTTCAATTATGGATAATATTTTGGACAAGATACTATTTACACATAATAGAGTGTTAACAGTTACACAATATTTTAATGCATTAAAAAAAAGCTAAAGTTTAGTTTCCAATATACACGTCAAATATAAACTATTAAATATATGGGTACAGATTTGATTTGGAAGTTATATTTTTGTTCAACTTTTTTGTTGGagataataatacatatttaataatggctcataattgatatttatttaaacaacatTTTTCTCTATCAAATACTTGAAATAATTGGTGAAGAACTATGAAAAGTCTATTTTAGTCATTTGCATTGTAATTGTATTCAGTTTACATTGAACAATCTCAATTTAGtttattctttttatgtttAACACTTTCACCAAAGGATGGTGTTAACATCTCGATCGCAGTGTTCTCTAGTGTCTGTTTGTAAAAGCGTCTTGTAAAGCACAATTTCCGAGATTGCCTTGTCAAGAGTCTTGTTGAAACCTAACCCTAACCTTAACCCAACCCTAAACCTAAACCTAAACCTAACCCTAACCCTAACCCAATCCTAAACCTAAACCTAAACCTAACCTTAACCCTTACCCCCCTGGAATGTCCAACCTATGTATACGATCGTATTTCAGACCAACATAGACAAATTCAcattatttacatacattttaatAGAACTGCGTCCACTTATCCTCAATAGCATAGTCACCTTTGTCTagttaaaattgtacattctttGGTATAACCATACATAGCATCACGCACAAATGTGTCGCTCTGTAAATTATGCACAATATATGTACAAGGTATATCGATCCATGTGGCTTCTTATAATGGTCATTAGAGACATACATACGATTTCTACGAAAAAGAGTCATTGTCATATTTTTGACAAAGAAAAAACAGAATACAAATGTGCATAGTGCACACTGTGACAAGGACGAAAGAGCTATATGTCCATCGCATAGATTTATTCTTTGTGAAGAATGCGAAATCTTAATAgcctaaatatttattttcctatattcgataaaagaatttataatattgtttatCTTCTCATTTCATTCATTTCTTATGACAAATAGTCACCGAGGGacgtattaaaatatgaaattatagacAAGCGAGAATTAAATATATTGCCAGTTTCTCTATGGTCGTTATTGCTtttctaaaatttgtatttcgtttttgaataacattttcgatttttttaaataatatctgaGATTGGGTCGTtgacatatttacatatatatgtagtgtATGAAATTCACCTTCGCTCTTTCTTAATCCCAGATTTCTATACACTCTTCTTTCTCATCAAGTAACAATGCTATTATAACCGtttctttaataataaatttcgataCTTTTGTAAAATGGGCAATGGTTGGAAATGCGATCTCGTATGTTGCCGACGCATGGATAATGTTGTTGTGCCGGTACTAAGCTGTTACCGTGAGCTATAATTGTGAATATGTTGATGCCCGTCAGGCGTTGTACTGTTAAATGTTCAACATTTAATTCTGCACTGTACCGACAAAACGAagttaatatacaatataaataatagtctTAAACATATAGTTAGTGCTAAGGATGGACTGAATATTATAGCTTATTAATATGCTGAATAATTGACTATCGAATACCTTCAGGGTTTTTGCGAAGTGTAtgttttcaataaatatcttgtaacttctacatATGCAAACGTTTGATAATTGCACGAAAATCGGGACCTAAGTGTTGCAATTATGGAGATGCTGAAACGATCCTATTCCTCAAAACTCAGATCTTAGACATAGCGAACGTAAAAAAGGACAGCACGagtaagaaacgaagaaaaatcgaGAGTCAAAGCGGTCAACAAACGTTTAAGGAGGcgtaaaatcaatattttctatttttaatttatgatcAATGAAACTTCCGCCGATATGtttgttacatttttctgaTTAGAACGAGaccaaacacgatataattttGAGCATATTTGCTTACTTGATAAacgataattaaatacatatcaaTAAGTAAATGTAACtcaaattatatcgtgtttggtCTCGTTTTAATCAGAAAGATCTTACAAATAGTAAAAGTTTACTTTAAAACTTGAAAAAAGTTGCAAATAAGAAGCTTTCGCTTTTGAGCTAGTACCTAGATACATTGTCTCAGCGATGTCTGACACAGGATCATGTTACACTACTTGATCTCGAACCTTCGCCTAGTAACGATGATGAGTAGCTATCGAATGTTTCTACATTTTCAGatccgtttcaaattttaccatcgtaatcacgatagtcgtgtctcgttacagtattagtgagatttcaaaatatttcgtataataaaaCTACCATAAATACAAACGTAAATATTGTATGCAGTATAGGTAGCACGATTTTTAAATAGCATTTCTGCAAAATCGTTTGTTCTATTGGGATGGTATTCCTATTCGACTTTCGTCCTGCTATTGCCAGCCAGATAGGTCTTGTAAAAGTACATAGCGAATAGAACGAAGTAACTGAAGTACATGAGCAAACCGGAAACGATGTTGAGAGTCGTGGCGTGGCATTCTTTCTCCCCATtagttatataatagtaagccGCGCCAGTTACAAAGAAACCTACGACCATTTGCACTAGCTGCATCGTAGTAATCATCATGGCGATGAATCTTGGTGGTTTGAATCCCATTGCTTTAAGAGCATAGTAAGAGTACATCCAGGAATGGACAAAGTAATTCATCACGATATACCATCTGGATGTTCCCGTGAGTAGTGCATAAGAGTACCATGTGAAATAGATAACCGTTATATGATGATACcaatgtagaaatattaatgGCTGCTTTCGTAACACGATGAAGACAGTATCGCCAAGTTCTACGATCTTTGATAAGGCGAACAAACTCGACCAGAAAGCACACACATGATCATGAGTATAGTAACTGAAAGCATATAATGCGAAAcattagaataataaaatattttcggaaaattatttcacgaatGAATAAACGAACGTAAGAAATCCTATTTTACTAACGCTTTTATTGTTTATTCTTTCAAATACGAAATTAGAAATATGGTTACTCGATCGTTGCGCGGAAATGAGATCGAAAGTGCAGGCAAGAATCGAGGTTTTTACAACGAACGcagtttctaattaatttcgTCATTCGGTCGACCTGACGGCTAATACAGGCTTAAAAAACAACGACGTCGTTAGATGATTTCGTACGAACCATCGTTCGCTTTTAAGATATCAAAAAACGCTTTTAACAGAGGCATTTGATGATTCGAGAGTGCAACGAGCGAGTAACAACAGTTTAATTAACGATCGACTTTCAATGTACCATTCGtccgaaaatatttcaatactttAAGATAGAAATTACCTGTTCGAACAAATACTATAGTAAAATCCGTGATTGTATAATATGTGAAACAACTCTGGCATTGTTCTTATAGTTCCTATAATGGAGAATATTGCAAGCAATCCGCTCCATAACGCGAGTGTATTCCTCAGATCAAACTTTGGTTTATTTGACATATAAAGCTTCCCTGTGAAAATGACGACTAAATAGATAGCAGTATAGTAAAAGCACTTCCACCAATAATTTCTCATCCATATCAGAACGTTCCAGATAAAGTCAGTTGTTTCAAAGTCAAATATTATCCAGTGCTCGGGACCAGTGACATTCATGAAATAATTCACATCGttcattttgtaatatttcttatacTCGTTCACCTTAACAAAATTAACAGAGAACACTGTCAGTTGtctgaaaagaaaaacaaacggTTAAGATTTTTTCCTAAATTCGAAGAATTGCAGACCTAACAGAACAAATTTATTAAGACAAAACACTATGGCCAATTAATTTCTCAGGGATAACTTTCGATTTTTCTAAATGTAACGAATAGTATGTTGAGATTTCTGTTCTGATTAA from Bombus terrestris chromosome 16, iyBomTerr1.2, whole genome shotgun sequence encodes the following:
- the LOC100649601 gene encoding elongation of very long chain fatty acids protein 6; the encoded protein is MDKMKENINYMQISLPNYSYVLNLEKNFIYWDTVTPMNNHLPYCFVYCAIYVILVFSGKYYLSDKPKFDLRRWLTLWSFMLATFSVLGFLRMGSEMYHILSNYGFYYSVCVPNFLTQDSVAAFWTFLFTMSKLLELGDTAFIVLRKQPLIFLHWYHHITVLLYTWYSYAETSATGRWFTTMNFFVHSWMYCYYGLKAMRFNPPKWIAIMITTLQLIQMIVGCVIVFAAYYYLQNNECNVTRYNMKLSMLMYLSYFILFARFFQRAYLSKKSENKAKRAYVNETSRDDKMK
- the LOC100649787 gene encoding elongation of very long chain fatty acids protein 6 yields the protein MNDVNYFMNVTGPEHWIIFDFETTDFIWNVLIWMRNYWWKCFYYTAIYLVVIFTGKLYMSNKPKFDLRNTLALWSGLLAIFSIIGTIRTMPELFHILYNHGFYYSICSNSYYTHDHVCAFWSSLFALSKIVELGDTVFIVLRKQPLIFLHWYHHITVIYFTWYSYALLTGTSRWYIVMNYFVHSWMYSYYALKAMGFKPPRFIAMMITTMQLVQMVVGFFVTGAAYYYITNGEKECHATTLNIVSGLLMYFSYFVLFAMYFYKTYLAGNSRTKVE